The genome window GGAGTGTGAGGTACTCACTCAGGAATGTGAAAAATATATTAGTGTTGTAAAGCGTAGGTTAATCCTGTACTTATATTGGCTTAATAAAATAAGACCAACCAGTAAGTATGGATTGTAGATGACAAAGATAGGTTGTCAGGCTTTCGTATGCTCAGTGCAGATATAAcaaaagtgtttgttttctcctgGTGTCTTTTAGAAAATAACAGTTGCCGAGTGTATAGAGACTCAAAGCAAAGCCATGATGATGCTTACTATAGATCAGCTGTCTTACCTGCTAAAGTTTGCCCTGCAGAAGATGAAACAACCAGGTGTAAGTATTCTGTTACCCCTGTGTTTCCAGAAATTCGTGCTGCTAAAAAGTTTGAAGGCAcaaatttctttttcatgtgtATGTTCACATGCAGTATATCACTGGGATTTTGGCATCTCCTCTTTGCTGACCAGTGGTGATTTTTAGACACCTTTTGCAGCCAAACGATAACTGTACTACCATCTGTCATATCAGATAATCTGCACATCCTGAGGTGCAACCTCCTCACAAACAGTCCAGCATGGTATAATATTGATTTGCATGTGCTAATAATTTCTAATAACACAACTAACAATCATTTGATAATGATGGACCTGACATGGCTGGAAACCATGAAAGTAAATATCCTAGCTGGTGGTGAGGATACAGCTGCCCCTCTCACTCTCTTTCAGGATCATCCCCGCTTGTCATCTCGCTCCCCCCATGCAGCTTCCACGCAGAGAAAGACTTATAATTGGGTAATCAATTACACCACTAACAAGACCCCGTCATGATTTCTTCCTCCACTAGTATTCCTCCTTCTGTTTGAAGCGGCTTTTAGAACTTTTAGTAGTAGCATGGTGGTAGCATGTTGGTTTGTGGCAGAGGGGACAGGTGTTGAAAAATAAGATTTAGGTTAAGGTGtaataaatattgaaaaaaagCTAAGGTTTAGTTGAGTTTATTTAGCTTCACTCTCTTCTCTGTTTACATAATCCTAGACTGAACCATTCCAGAAACCCGTGTCTCTTGAACAGCATCCTGATTATGCAGAGTATATATTTCATCCTATGGATCTCTGCACACTTGAGAAGGTAATACGTTGAGCAGTCGCGACGATTGGATAGtgtaaatgtggaaaagttgAATCATTTGACATTTGAACATCATTTCTTTTTGTCACCACAGAAtgtcaaaaagaaaatgtatggcTGCACAGAGGCCTTTTTGGCGGATGCAAAATGGATCTTGCACAATTGTATTATATACAACGGAGGTATGCTCCTCGATGTGTGAGCTGTATTACACTTATCTACAGTTATGGTATAATGAGTATAGTAATGCACACGATGCATGACTGTGTTAATAGCAGATAATTACACTTTCCTCAGATTAGCTGATATTAATGTGTTATTAGAGTGCATTTCCAGATGAGGACAATTAACAGTAATTCTGTCTTATATAAAATAACCGTATAACTAAaagatttaaaagtttttacCTAATTGCATGTCCTTATTTCAGGCAACCACAAACTTACAACTACAGCTAAGGTGATAGTAAAAATCTGTGAACATGAGGTAAATATTACTTTACTTTTCATTATGGGTAACACTATGACATCTGAAACTTAATTTAGCCATCTTTAAATGcacatttatttgtttcattttgttttcagatGAATGAGATTGAAGTTTGCCCTGAGTGTTATTTATCTGCGTGCCAAAAGAGAGACAACTGGTTCTGTGAGCCTTGTGTAAGCTGAGTTACCTGAAGTTTCTGCTGATCATGCTATCAGAACCTTCTCAAATGTACAAATCTTTAGAGTACAACTCTGTAGTTCCAGTGTTTTACTGTATGTCTGCAGAGTAACCCGCACCCTCTAGTGTGGGCCAAACTGAAAGGGTTTCCATTCTGGCCTGCTAAAGCTCTGCGGGACAAAGATGGGCAGGTGGATGCTCGCTTCTTTGGGCAGCACGACAGGTATCAGTGCTTTGCTCTTCAGTTTCTTGGGCTTGGTGGCATATTACAGTCTTTGTGTTAAAACGAGAGACATATTATTGATCTTCTTCTTTCAGGGCCTGGGTTCCTTTAAACAATTGTTACCTCATGTCCAAGGAAATTCCTTTTTCTGTAAAGAAGACCAAAAGCATTTTCAACAGTGCCATGCAAGAGATGGAGGTCTATGTGGAGAATATGAGAAAGAAGTTTGGAGTGTTTAATTACGCCCCCTTCAGGACGCCGTACACGCCGGACAATAATTTTCAGATGCTCCTGGATCCTTCTAACCCCTCGTCAGGTCCCATCAAACCTGAGAAGCAAGAAAAGATCAAGCTGAGTTTTGATATGACCGCATCGCCTAAAATTGCATTGACCAGGACCTTGTTACCTGGGGCTGGGGTGGGAGGAAGCGCAGCAGGACGCCGGCTCCCTCTCACTGACATGCCTCGCTCACCCATGAGCACCAACTCCTCTGCTCATACAGGTTCAGATGGGGAACAAGAAACAACCGACAAGTCCCAGACAAAAGCATCAAACAGCCAGTTCAGTACAGGAGAGGAGTCCATGGACTGCACAGGTGTGTGAGTGCCACTCCAAGTCCTCCCCTGTATCAACTATGAGCAGTATGTTGCTAGCAGATGTGGTTATTCATATATTTATCAACTACTAAACCTGTAGTCACCTTTAAAATGAAATCAGTATATCTGCTGATATAAAGCAACTGTGAtaacatcatttaaaaacatatatatgtaaTAAGCATTGCATATATCTGTCTGCTTATATCTGCATTGTGTAGACAGTAGACCTTGTTTCAAAACAAATATCTATCGACAGTCTCACCAGCTCATCCTCGACCTGGTGGTGCAGGTGGTTCCTTGGACAGCCCCAAATCATTACCCTCTCAAGCTCCTGGCATCCCCAAGCAGGAGAAGAcaccacagacaggaagtatTCTGAACCTTAATCTAGGTGAATCCTTTATGTCTTTGTAACAAAAACTACAACACACaataatgtgtttaaaaatgtctccCTCTATTTTAAAAGCCACTTCTACTGCACACACTATGACTGTCAAATCATAAAACCTTTCCTTATTGCTCATGTACATATGCACATTCTCTAGATCGAAGTAAAGCAGATATGGACCTAAAGGAGCTGAGTGAAACAGTTCAGCAGAAACAAGGAGCCACACCTGTCCTCACATCTCCAAAAAGACAAATCAAGAGCCGTTTCCAGCTGAACTTAGACAAAACCATTGAGAGTTGCAAGGCTCAGTTGGGTTAGTAGAGATACTACTGAGGCCAGTTTTGTAATTCCTTTGTGTTGATAATTTGTTACCAGTGCCATAATTGAAATATTaattgggttttgtttgtttttgtcattttgggaCCTTCTTCATAGATATGTCCCAGGACACAGTTTATTGTGATGTGACAGCCTCTTTCATTGCTTTGTAGGTATTGGTGAGATCTCTGTGGATGTGTACAAAGGTGTTGAACACAGTGACTCAGAAGAGACTGATAAATCTGACTCCAGTGACAGTGAGTATGGCAGCGATGAGGAGCAGAAGACCAAGAATGAACAAGACACAGCACCCAGTGAGGAGCCCCAGAAGGAACCCACCAAAACTAATGTCAAAGACCAACCTTCCCCCAGCAATGAAGAGGAGGGTAGAGCTGATTTACTTGTAGCAACTGAATCAGCAGCTGGCGAAGCCAGTGTGACGGTGTCTGACGCTCAAACTAAAGAGAAAACGAGCAGTGAAGTAGAAAAAGAGAGCCCAGAGAAAAGCAAAGCACCTCAAGAATCACCTGTTCCCAGAGAAAAGTCTCAGGTGAAACAAGAGACAAAGCAGACTGTGCCAGTGGAGGACTCTGACTCAGAGAGGGAACTGGTTATTGATCTTGGAGAGGAGCAAGGTGGCAAGGAaaggaaaaggagaagaaaagacAGCGCTACTGTTAAAGATTCAACTACTGGTAAAGTTGAAGGTGACAGTTATactttctctgtgtgtctgaCTAGAAATCGTCTAACACTTCATGTTATAGTCCTTATTTTGTTTAAACCTTATCAACTTTGTATGGGCAAAATTGGCAAATAAGATATGATTTTTCCTGTAGGTAAAGCTTCTGTAACGTCAACGCCCCCATCTCAAAACAGCACGGCACCTTCCACACCCTCTAGTGTTTCCATGCAGTCCCCTGTGGCcattcctgtcactgtggtctCCTTCACTGCTCCTTCTCCTGCAACCATCAGCCTCGCGTCTGCATCCAGTGCCACTGCAACACCCCCCCCTTCCACTTCCACCTCGACCACACCGGCTTTGAAgaaacagcgccctctgctgccTAGAGAGACAGTGCCAGTGGTACAGAGGGCTGTAGTGTGGAATCCCACAGCTAAATTTCAGACCTCCTCTCAGAAATGGCACATGCAGAAGGTGCAACGTCAGCAGCAAAACCAGCAACCTGTGGCAACCACACAAATGCAGGCGTCATCTCCCAGGCAAGGCCAGACGCAAGTGCTAACCCAGACCCAGGCAGCTGCAAACGGCTCTACAGCAGTCTCCTCCTCTTCACAAAGCACACGCTATCAGACCAGACAGGCGgtgaaaggtaaaaaacaagCTTCACGGTATGCTAAACTAAGTATGACCTAAAACTGTGTGACTCAATACAAGTCAAGATTCCTTCATGTAAGAGTGGTTAGACAACGTACAGACCTAAAGAGCAAAATGAATTAGAATACTACAATTTCATGGCTACAGTGAAAATGTTCTACTTGCATGTTTCACCATGTGAATAATAGTGTTTCTTATTCCAGCTGTTCAACAAAAAGACACCCTACTCAGCACGTCCACTTCAGCTGTCACGCTGGTTTCCAGTAGCCCAGCTTCCGTTGCCATGATGGCAGCGTCGAGTTTAGGCACGGCTGCTGCACCTTCACCAGTGGCAACAGACCTGTATATCCCAACTGCCTCGGCAGATGTGGCGGCAGACATTGCCAAGTACACAAATAAAGTTAGTGCATATTTTCTTAGACAAGcaatttgttttatgttttcactGGAAACACTGCTGGTGTAGTAAAAATACACAAGATACATTAGCACTGGGTAACTTTAAAACTACATATTAGTGACAGAACAACCTTTGTGTTATTAGTCTGGGTGAGAGGCAAAGTATATCATTTTTAATGACACATCCTCATAAAATtgtcttctttctttcagaTAATGGATGCAATTAAAGGTACAATGAGTGAAATCTACAACGACCTTTCAAAAAATCCTTCAGGGAATACAGTAGCAGAGGTAGGTGGTTGCTCTCGGTTGCATATAGACTGAAAACGATTCAGCTCATTTCCTTATCCTCGTATGcctttatctttttctttttttttttttacagataaGAAGACTGAGGATTGAAATAGAGAAATTACAGTGGTTGCATCAGCAAGAGTTGTCCGAAATGAAGCACAATCTTGGTGTGAACTTTATCAGTCAACGTAACCGTgcagtctttttttcccctcacactGTACAATTAGTTCTACCCGTGTTTGGTCACGCTTGTGTTCTTCAATGTAGAGCTTACGATGGCAGAGATGCGGCAAAGTCTggagcaggagagggagaggtTGGTGAGCGAGGTGAAGAAACAGATGGAGCTGGAGAAGCagcaggcagtggatgagacAAAGAAGAAACAGTGGTGTGCTAACTGCAGGAAAGAGGCAATCTTCTACTGCTGCTggaataccagctactgtgatTACCCCTGTCAGCAAGCCCACTGGCCAGAACACATGAAGTCTTGCACTCAGTCAGGTAACAGCGCATGTCGTCACTAACATGCTGAGGATCAtattgacaaaaacaaagactgtATTTTCTTATGCTCTCCATTTGCATGCCTGTATAACCACCATTCATTTCTTACGGTAGTTGTAATTAGTTtgggctgttttttgttttatttgtagcCACGGCTCCACAGCAGGAACCTGAGGCCGAGCCTACAGCAGACCTCCCAAATAAAGGTTTAGGGCAGACTAGCGGTGGCCCAAACCCTCTCAGAGACACACCAGCCTCTGCGTCATCCTCGGACAAAGACTGTGACATGGAAAAGAGCACTGACAGTGTTGCCGTCACTTTGTCATAACCACGCTTACCATActtgaaaatgtaaatgtaaatttttttcctcccactaCAATAATATGTCCATGTAATTCTGTTCAACAGCCTTTTCCAAattgaaagtgaaaaaaaaatcaatttattttttatttatattatttgttTGCCTTTCGGGCGTCACATGGTTCCCCCACTGCAGAGTGGTGTAAAACACGACTGGCAGCAGAGTGCGGCAGTTTAAAAAATAGCTTACAGTGTATGTTCTTGCACTCTCTTGCTGGTCTTTATAGGCAGCTGCCAGTATAAAGAGCTTAAGAGCATGCTTGAGTGTCATAAAACATATCAGTGGTATATTGGACAACAGTTAAACCATTTATGACTACAGAAATGTAACCCGTGTTAATGAACCACCTCAGTTGTAGATTAGAGGACTGCTGACAGAAGTGTCTGTAAATgacttattttgtattttgtgttaatttatttgttattcTATTGTTGTCTGTTGTATACTGCAAAGAAAGtaacaaatacacattttaaacaagctgttttatatGATTACAAAAACAGTcttacatttgatcttttagTTGTCTCTAAAGTTGAGGGGAACCTTAGGGTTTGGTTGAATGTAAATGTTATAAGACTGTACTAACAATGAAACAGCTGCGGCACATTTTAAGATTTGAACATTTCCATAATCTGCATCAAATGCCCCCAAGTAGACGTTTATGGGCCTatcaaaaacagatttttgagaGGTCGGAATTGTACATTTCTGTGTAAATTGTGACAAAAAcagtaaagtaaaaaagtaaCATAGAAAGAGTTGTGACTGAAGTAAATTTTAAATATCAGCTCATAATAATAAGAGCTCATTTGGCAAACATTCACATGTTGGGACAAATATCAAGTAAATAGCTGAATTAGACTTATTTAAATCCACTAAGTTTAGGACAAATcacattttgttaaaaaaaaaacaacaaccccaaaacaattACACCCTTTCCCGCCGTTTGAAAGTGATTACGTATTGACGGAACGTCGACCTCTGCTTCTACTTAGTTTCCCTCCTGGCCAATGGGGGCGCTGTAGACACAAAGCGTTTTGTGTAAACCGTCAGCCATCTGCTGCAGTCAGTTAGCTCCAAAGGGAATGGAAAATGGAGGACTGACCCACGAAAGAGCGAGGGGACATTATCCGTATTTATAACGCATGGGTGGGTAAAATACAGCAACTTAATTTATTTTAGTTccgttatatttatttttggagtGTGTTcgtgcttttgtgttttgttgctaCCAAACATGTCTAGGGCGAAGGTATCGGATGCGAGGACGTTGAACACGATTCGCTTGACGATAGCTTGAGTACAGTTACGCTTTTAAATTCGACTTCAGTTGTATACATTGGTTAAAATTTGAGTTTGCTACAAAATACTTGTCCCACGTAGTTTGTTTGTACTATATGTTGGCTTTTTAACGGTTACCTAAATGCTAATGATTTTAAGTTGAATTTGCCGCTAGCTTACCCACGCTCGCTGTGGCCAACAGCGCTAGCTAAGCTTACTGGCTACAAGTGCACGTTTTGCAACACGCAGTTTCGCattgtgaaacaaaacaaaaacgactaGAATAACCTAATAATACAAATGTAGTTTCAGTGTTATAGAAAGGGTTGCGTACCGTTTCCCACTGAATATTTCTTCGCCGCTTGTGGCACCCCGTTTGTAGTTTACATGAGCTAATGGTAAATAGCTAAGCGGTTGGCGGAATGTTGAATGTTTTGCGGCCGTCACTGGAGATGTAGGAGTGAAGAACGGGTCTGCTCTTATAGTATGCGGATTTTCCAATATCGTTTTGCTAGCTTGATTGTCTGCacattgggtttttttgttctgtttttaaataGTATCATGTGACAGTGTGGTATGCCGTATTGCAATGAAGAAATTAGATTATATCATGCGTCCTAAGGCCGTGTGCAGTCTACCTTTTAAATGTCGCGCAGCAAGTACTGGACACGAGTATGTCTCTTCCGATGACTGCCGTCAGGCAGCATCCTGATGTAAACCTTTAGCAAATgtgttaaagttgtttttttctgtataagTATATACACAATATTATATAATATGAAATTTTATTTTCGTCATGGCCCCTCCCACCTTCCTCTGTTATAGCGGTCCTCCCATTCACGTGGCGAGTTGTCGTGACCACAGACATACCATTGGACAAAATCCCGTTCAGTCACACTCGCAGTCTTTGGGTGGATACCCCCCTCCAATCCATCGATGGCGGTGCAGTATGCAAGGCTTTATAAAAACGCTAATTTCAGGAAACTCAGGCGTCCATTGCGTAAGAATATTCATGCTAGAAGGCTTTACACAATTGCCAAAGGTTTCTGACTTGGTCTAACTTGTCTGAAAATGGCAAACTTGAACTTGCGTATTTGTAAAGTGATGGGTTGGCCTACTTATGCTTTCAGATTAGATTATTTCATCCATTTGCCCATGCTCTTAAAATGCAGcagtcactttttaaaaatataaaaatataatttaaaaattataatttgttatttttgtcATCATACCATTGTGCTGCATGTCTGTTTTCTGTGAAGCCTGAAATAAATGTGTCCTAACTTGTGCTTCCTTGTGTCTTTCAGGTTCTCTAACCTCATACCAATTCTGATGATTTGGGATTTATGGAAGCTTTTTTGTTTGAAGAACTGCTTTGTTAGACATCTGCTGAACTGCAGGTATGGATATTGGTTTTCCCTGTCATTATTTTTCCTTAAATTAGAACAGCAGTTCTGGCTTTAGAGAATATAAAGGAAACATCATCTTAATTCTTGTAACTCAAACTGCCaagaagaacagaaaaacaaaactggaatTTTATCAGACCACCAGGAACTTTGTCTAGGCTTGTGAATAGCTATAGTTAATTATGAGTGTTAAGTCTAAGATTATAAAGTGTTGTCATATTCTTAAAGTCATAATTTATTAACCTTTAGttaaagtgtatttaaaagtaaagtaTGTGGTtacggtttaaaaaaaaaaaaaggttatttcAACCATGGCAACATTAGAGTTTTAGAGGATGTGCATCACTGCCTTTAAACAGCGGGATGGttactgatttttatttattttttgtagtattTTGTGGTTTTGCCCTTTAAAAAAGGGTTTGTGATTTTTGTCTGTATTAAATATGGCATAACAGTACTGGAAAGATCGCAAAGCACAGACTCTGTAGAATGATTCTCTTTATCCTGTTTGCCTAAATGATATTAAGATGTTTGTGCTATCGCGCCCATTTCCATGGGTGCTGTACATGGTGCTCTACACCCACAGGGTTCCCTATGCATGATAGCATTAGTGTCATAACATACCCTCTGAAGagctgcacttaaaaaaaagaaaaaaaagaaggaaaaatatttttttagtattattatttgCGAGTGTAAGTACAAAAGAATATAACGAGTATGTCTAAGAATGATGACGTTATTAAGCATTCTTAGTGCTACCTTAAAGCTGGCACCCCTCAgtaattttcattttgtaaaGTGAAAAGAGTGACTCATAGTCGGTCTCTTGTTCTTTTCTCTGAACTGTAGACGTTAATTTTGAAAATAGTGACTCCATCATCTATGGATGGGAATGTGAGCCCTGAGCTCTCTCTAGCCCCTGAGCCAGAGCAGAGCTGGGACCGCATGGATAGCTGCTCTCAAGGTATCTTgaatgagctttttttttccccccttcacaATGCCTTGTCTTAAAAAGTAAAAGTGGGTACAATTATGGTGTCAGggacttttattttaaatgtggttAGACATACGGTAAGTATGGGCGATATAAGAATTGAGCAGtaatttttgtgttttggtttgttttgcctTACATATGCATGCTTGCAAAACATTCTCCCTTTCTTCCAATGTTATGCTGATTTGATATCAATAATGGTTGTTCACAGGCGTTGGAGAAGGACGGAGTGAGAAGGAGGAACAGTTTCACCTTGAAAGTGAGAATGTGCCAAAACAGTTGGTAGGGGAGCAAGATAAATCTTCAAAGGCCAAGAGTGAGCTAAAGAAGACTTGGGGTTTCCGTCGGTCCACCATTGCAAAGAGAGAGATGCCAGTGGAAGCGGTAACCGACAGCCCTGAAACCCGCTGTCCTGTGCGCCGTAGTGGCCGACAGCCTAAACGTACTGACAAACTAGAGGAATTCCTCTTGAATGCCAAAAGAGCGTCAAGAAAGAGCGCACCTCCCAGTGTGGAAAGTGGAGATCCTCCTTCACAAACCCCAACTGATGCAGAGACGGCCTCAGAGGCCAGCTTTGATGGTAATGCTGATTCCAAGGCCGTTGAGGAAAAAGCAGAGACTCCTGAGAGAAGGACAAGGAGTGGTGCAAGGAAGCAGACTCAAAAGAAAGGTCGAGGTAGTGGCAGGCAGACCCGAGGTGGTGGAGCGACGGTGAAAGATGAGGGAAGCTCTGAGAATGAAGAAGACAGTAAAGATGCTGTCAAGAATACACAGGATGACagtgaggagaaaaaagaagaaaagagtgaTCTCACTTCTGAAGCTGTAGGGAGTGTCAGTGCAGCACAGACTCAGCCAGAGGAGGACTCTGAGAAGAAGGAGTTTGCTGAGGAGAAGAATGACGATAAAAATGATGAACTTGAGAAGACTGGCGAGGATGAGGCAGACAAGGCTGCAGCAGTGCAGGGAAAACGTGGACCAATACGGACATATGTCAATAAAAAGAAGGCAGCTAATCAGAACATTACACCTGTTAAAGCTTCTGACAACAAGAACAATGCTCTTGTAAAGAAGGAAGCAAAGCCTAAAGCTACCCAGAGTGGTGTAAAAACACGGAAACCccagacacaggaggaggaggaagagggggaggaggag of Maylandia zebra isolate NMK-2024a linkage group LG5, Mzebra_GT3a, whole genome shotgun sequence contains these proteins:
- the zmynd8 gene encoding MYND-type zinc finger-containing chromatin reader ZMYND8 isoform X2 — its product is MHPQSLEEEEEGKTEEQAVTEEMEISTRSKVSEAGSTERVAPKRKMPSPSQSSNGHSSAETSPCPVKKKKKPGAVSSSKDQSELRHGPFYYVKQPALTTDPVDVVPQDGRNDFYCWLCHREGQVLCCELCPRVYHAKCLKLPAEPEGDWFCPECEKITVAECIETQSKAMMMLTIDQLSYLLKFALQKMKQPGDHPRLSSRSPHAASTQRKTYNWTEPFQKPVSLEQHPDYAEYIFHPMDLCTLEKNVKKKMYGCTEAFLADAKWILHNCIIYNGGNHKLTTTAKVIVKICEHEMNEIEVCPECYLSACQKRDNWFCEPCSNPHPLVWAKLKGFPFWPAKALRDKDGQVDARFFGQHDRAWVPLNNCYLMSKEIPFSVKKTKSIFNSAMQEMEVYVENMRKKFGVFNYAPFRTPYTPDNNFQMLLDPSNPSSGPIKPEKQEKIKLSFDMTASPKIALTRTLLPGAGVGGSAAGRRLPLTDMPRSPMSTNSSAHTGSDGEQETTDKSQTKASNSQFSTGEESMDCTVSPAHPRPGGAGGSLDSPKSLPSQAPGIPKQEKTPQTGSILNLNLDRSKADMDLKELSETVQQKQGATPVLTSPKRQIKSRFQLNLDKTIESCKAQLGIGEISVDVYKGVEHSDSEETDKSDSSDSEYGSDEEQKTKNEQDTAPSEEPQKEPTKTNVKDQPSPSNEEEGRADLLVATESAAGEASVTVSDAQTKEKTSSEVEKESPEKSKAPQESPVPREKSQVKQETKQTVPVEDSDSERELVIDLGEEQGGKERKRRRKDSATVKDSTTGKASVTSTPPSQNSTAPSTPSSVSMQSPVAIPVTVVSFTAPSPATISLASASSATATPPPSTSTSTTPALKKQRPLLPRETVPVVQRAVVWNPTAKFQTSSQKWHMQKVQRQQQNQQPVATTQMQASSPRQGQTQVLTQTQAAANGSTAVSSSSQSTRYQTRQAVKAVQQKDTLLSTSTSAVTLVSSSPASVAMMAASSLGTAAAPSPVATDLYIPTASADVAADIAKYTNKIMDAIKGTMSEIYNDLSKNPSGNTVAEIRRLRIEIEKLQWLHQQELSEMKHNLELTMAEMRQSLEQERERLVSEVKKQMELEKQQAVDETKKKQWCANCRKEAIFYCCWNTSYCDYPCQQAHWPEHMKSCTQSATAPQQEPEAEPTADLPNKGLGQTSGGPNPLRDTPASASSSDKDCDMEKSTDSVAVTLS
- the zmynd8 gene encoding MYND-type zinc finger-containing chromatin reader ZMYND8 isoform X3, producing the protein MHPQSLEEEEEGKTEEQAVTEEMEISTRSKVSEAGSTERVAPKRKMPSPSQSSNGHSSAETSPCPVKKKKKPGAVSSSKDQSELRHGPFYYVKQPALTTDPVDVVPQDGRNDFYCWLCHREGQVLCCELCPRVYHAKCLKLPAEPEGDWFCPECEKITVAECIETQSKAMMMLTIDQLSYLLKFALQKMKQPGTEPFQKPVSLEQHPDYAEYIFHPMDLCTLEKNVKKKMYGCTEAFLADAKWILHNCIIYNGGNHKLTTTAKVIVKICEHEMNEIEVCPECYLSACQKRDNWFCEPCSNPHPLVWAKLKGFPFWPAKALRDKDGQVDARFFGQHDRAWVPLNNCYLMSKEIPFSVKKTKSIFNSAMQEMEVYVENMRKKFGVFNYAPFRTPYTPDNNFQMLLDPSNPSSGPIKPEKQEKIKLSFDMTASPKIALTRTLLPGAGVGGSAAGRRLPLTDMPRSPMSTNSSAHTGSDGEQETTDKSQTKASNSQFSTGEESMDCTVSPAHPRPGGAGGSLDSPKSLPSQAPGIPKQEKTPQTGSILNLNLDRSKADMDLKELSETVQQKQGATPVLTSPKRQIKSRFQLNLDKTIESCKAQLGIGEISVDVYKGVEHSDSEETDKSDSSDSEYGSDEEQKTKNEQDTAPSEEPQKEPTKTNVKDQPSPSNEEEGRADLLVATESAAGEASVTVSDAQTKEKTSSEVEKESPEKSKAPQESPVPREKSQVKQETKQTVPVEDSDSERELVIDLGEEQGGKERKRRRKDSATVKDSTTGKVEGKASVTSTPPSQNSTAPSTPSSVSMQSPVAIPVTVVSFTAPSPATISLASASSATATPPPSTSTSTTPALKKQRPLLPRETVPVVQRAVVWNPTAKFQTSSQKWHMQKVQRQQQNQQPVATTQMQASSPRQGQTQVLTQTQAAANGSTAVSSSSQSTRYQTRQAVKAVQQKDTLLSTSTSAVTLVSSSPASVAMMAASSLGTAAAPSPVATDLYIPTASADVAADIAKYTNKIMDAIKGTMSEIYNDLSKNPSGNTVAEIRRLRIEIEKLQWLHQQELSEMKHNLELTMAEMRQSLEQERERLVSEVKKQMELEKQQAVDETKKKQWCANCRKEAIFYCCWNTSYCDYPCQQAHWPEHMKSCTQSATAPQQEPEAEPTADLPNKGLGQTSGGPNPLRDTPASASSSDKDCDMEKSTDSVAVTLS
- the zmynd8 gene encoding MYND-type zinc finger-containing chromatin reader ZMYND8 isoform X5 — protein: MHPQSLEEEEEGKTEEQAVTEEMEISTRSKVSEAGSTERVAPKRKMPSPSQSSNGHSSAETSPCPVKKKKKPGAVSSSKDQDGRNDFYCWLCHREGQVLCCELCPRVYHAKCLKLPAEPEGDWFCPECEKITVAECIETQSKAMMMLTIDQLSYLLKFALQKMKQPGDHPRLSSRSPHAASTQRKTYNWTEPFQKPVSLEQHPDYAEYIFHPMDLCTLEKNVKKKMYGCTEAFLADAKWILHNCIIYNGGNHKLTTTAKVIVKICEHEMNEIEVCPECYLSACQKRDNWFCEPCSNPHPLVWAKLKGFPFWPAKALRDKDGQVDARFFGQHDRAWVPLNNCYLMSKEIPFSVKKTKSIFNSAMQEMEVYVENMRKKFGVFNYAPFRTPYTPDNNFQMLLDPSNPSSGPIKPEKQEKIKLSFDMTASPKIALTRTLLPGAGVGGSAAGRRLPLTDMPRSPMSTNSSAHTGSDGEQETTDKSQTKASNSQFSTGEESMDCTVSPAHPRPGGAGGSLDSPKSLPSQAPGIPKQEKTPQTGSILNLNLDRSKADMDLKELSETVQQKQGATPVLTSPKRQIKSRFQLNLDKTIESCKAQLGIGEISVDVYKGVEHSDSEETDKSDSSDSEYGSDEEQKTKNEQDTAPSEEPQKEPTKTNVKDQPSPSNEEEGRADLLVATESAAGEASVTVSDAQTKEKTSSEVEKESPEKSKAPQESPVPREKSQVKQETKQTVPVEDSDSERELVIDLGEEQGGKERKRRRKDSATVKDSTTGKVEGKASVTSTPPSQNSTAPSTPSSVSMQSPVAIPVTVVSFTAPSPATISLASASSATATPPPSTSTSTTPALKKQRPLLPRETVPVVQRAVVWNPTAKFQTSSQKWHMQKVQRQQQNQQPVATTQMQASSPRQGQTQVLTQTQAAANGSTAVSSSSQSTRYQTRQAVKAVQQKDTLLSTSTSAVTLVSSSPASVAMMAASSLGTAAAPSPVATDLYIPTASADVAADIAKYTNKIMDAIKGTMSEIYNDLSKNPSGNTVAEIRRLRIEIEKLQWLHQQELSEMKHNLELTMAEMRQSLEQERERLVSEVKKQMELEKQQAVDETKKKQWCANCRKEAIFYCCWNTSYCDYPCQQAHWPEHMKSCTQSATAPQQEPEAEPTADLPNKGLGQTSGGPNPLRDTPASASSSDKDCDMEKSTDSVAVTLS